tatgTGCAATTTGTACTTCTCAAAGGTAGAAAAAGGTTTTTGAATTTGCCCACTATTTAGTTGTAGTCATGGTTAAGTTCATGATGTTGCCCATAGGGAACCAGCTTTATCTCACAACATTGAGGTAAATATGCCAAACCGAGCCTGAGTGTGATGTATGATGCATTTCTAACATATAAAGCTGCTCATGTTTTTTGCCTATAAAGGTTGGCAGAAcaagctgtgaaaaaaacactgacacgtTGTCACCAAGTTTTTTTAGTGACATGTTAGCAAACAGCTGCTGATTTACACATAGTAAGCAGAAACATAGTAACTATAGCATTAATTTGGAGTTACGTCTCTGGACAccttacaaatataaatgtgtgtattattCTCCTTTAACTCTGGTCTGTTCTCCGCTAACTGGAGAAATAGGCCTCTTCAGCTTTCAAATGCTCCACTGTGTCAACCAGCAAGTGGCTTAACTTTGTCCGCTTGCCATTGGACACTGGACAGATCGTGTGCACCTGGCTTTTcactaaaaacagctgctggctgcagctgtAAAAAAAGTTGATGAAAGCAGactggaaaaccaaaacaaaaaattgagcCCTTTAATATTATACATAGTCACCTTGTCATCTgatcaatttttaaattaagaaattattgattagtgcagctttaaaatgcaTTCCATGTCAGTATCATATTTATCTATGACACAATACATTTAGCACAATACCATTATGAAGTTATAAAGGAGTAACATAAGAACATAAGAGGACaatataaagttgtttttttgtttttgtctcttccaACCTCTCCCACAGCAAGCAGAGGCACAACAAACTATGGCGTTCTCACTCTGACAGCGATCTGTCTGAGCATCATGAGCCACTATCTAAATCTTACGCCCAGCCGCACAGCCTGGGTCGCTCCGACCCCCATAACCAGGCCAATAGCATGCCTGGTCCCTCTGTGAAGGAACTTCTTGATTCACTGGGAACTTCGGTCAGCACTTGCAAAACAACACACTCCATGAGCCAGCCTGATACTGGCATCCATTCCAATCAACTcagctcttctctctctgaGGGGGTGGCGGCTCTATCAGGAGATGCTGAAGCTCGAAGGCTCAAGGCTCCTTCTAATTCTGCTGTAGTCCAAACCATCCAGTTGGACCCCCCTTGTCCCCAGTCCACAGCTGGCTCTGTGTCTCTGCTATCTTCTCAGCTCTCCAATGGCTTATGTGACTCTGAGGAGAAGCCCtcatcacctcctctctcccaGCCAAGGGCCGCCACTGTAGTGCCCAGTCCTCAAAAGACAGACATGGTGACTGTTGCACAGTCTGTTGTAGTGGGCCAGCCTCACCCGCCTCCATCCGTTCACCACCACCCCGTCTCCCCTGCTCCATCCCCAGCTCCAGTCTGCATGGATGAGGTTATTAAACCGCAGGTGCTGTCCTGCTCTCTGCCTGTGATCACACCGATGTTCGTGTCAGTGCCTGAGCCCATGACCACACAAACACCAAGCACACAACAGGCTGGACCACAGAGTCTGTCCGCACAAGTgcctgtcaaaaaaacagactCTGACCAACGGATGTGTTTGGACAGTTTAGCAGCACATCCTCCCTCCACTAGTGATTTTATCAGCTACCCCAGTGCCATTCCACAAGACAACGAGTTGTTGTTCGGCCACAGCGCAGATCACATTAACTTTTTCAGTGCCAGAGAAAAGTTTAAGGGAATGAGTCAAGATGGTAAAACTCAGTGTGCTGCAGTGCAGCAGTCACCCCAGCTAAAGAGTTGCGGCAAGGAACAACAGCTGCCTCAGGAGGTCTCCACTagtgaggagaaggaggaggaaaaaagaaaggtaagACTGCTGCCTGTAGCAAAATGTTCCAGAGCTActgcacactttttttcattgcaaacATGAAATTATTGTCTAATTTTTGAGCCATATAGACTTTCTTGAGAGCATCTCATAGGCTCTTGTCAGGCTCTGACAATGGTCTTGGTGTTTGCAGATAAGTGTGCAGAtcttttgatccttttttttaagatgcacAATGTAATGTAGATTGCCCAAATAATTTaggataaaatataaattttacgACTTTTGGTGTATAGTTTATTGAACTAAGCTGTTAAACTTGGTCTCAATTTGGTTTCTTTAGCTCTTGTTTTCTTGAATCAAAAGTGCCACCTAGTGGCAACAGGTGGAATGCTTTATGCAGAGTATCTGTCAAATAAGAATATGGTTTACTTGCATTTCCTTTTAATACATCTATGGATATATTTCATCTTTTATCTGGCATTTAAACTTAATCATATTTGATCTGGTCTTTGTAGGAAATGATCATCCCTGTGCAGGTCACAGGACTGAAGCCTGCAGTGCACACAGAGCCTCAGGGCTCCCAGGACCAGGAAGTGAGGAAGTCAAGGCAGGAAATAGATGGAGACGTTTCATCACACAAGGAAGCTGAGAGTGTTAAAGAGgaagtgaaaaacaaagaagaagaggaagaggccGCTCCTGGTCGTCTTTACAGCGATTGGACAAGGGGGTCCGTGCGGCGCGTCACACGACAGCTTGAACAAAGATTGAAACAGGAGCACGAGACTCCGTCACCCTCCTCATCTCCACCGTCCCTCTTCGGCAACCCCTCCTGTGCTCAGCGGCGTCCAGCTAGTGTCCATGCTGCGACAATGTCCAATCCACAGGATGGGTCAGTTGGCTTGCAGGTGTCAGAAGTTAGCAGTGTGCAGGAAGAGCAGGAGGATGACAGGAAGTTTCGACCACTTAAAAGTGGTAATGTAGTTGAGATGGAGACACGAGGGATTAATGATGGAAGCACAAAAGAACACAAACTCCAGCCTGCTGACACTAGACTGTTCTCTACCTCTTCTCCATTCCACCGCTCTGCCCATTCTCCCTTTGCCTCTGTCAACTTCCTGTGTTTGGAGGGCGTGACAGAGTTGGAGTCAGGCACAGACTGGGACTGCTTCACAGAGGAACATCACAGTGATGTTATCATGAGGGAGACATGGGAGACTTTGTGCGAACTGGGTGCCTTCCTGCAGCAGGTGAGCATGGACGGAGCCTGTAAGGCCAGGTGTGTGGACCAGGTGTTTGACTTTGGTGCTGGAACCACTCAGAAGCGAGGCAGCAGCGTCCAGAAGAGGGTCAGAGAGGTGGAAGCGAGGATTCGCCAGGCAGGACTGACACCTCCATCCCTGATGAAGCGCTCAGCCTCTCTGGCCAAACTCGGCTGTCTGGAGCTACTCGCCAATGACCTGAGTGAGTGGGAGTTCAGCCGCTCCTCCGCAGCCCCGTCCTCCACAGAACCTCCGATCCACACAGCTAGTGAGGAGTCCAAGAAGCAGCGGGTCCACCGTTCTCCCTCCTCAGCTGGCAAGCAGCTAGAAGTCCTCGGAACAGGTGCGGAGAAGCTCTCTGAAGCTGGAGAAACCTCACCAGGAGTCCCTCCACAAGCTAGTCTGCAGAGGAGAGAATTCCCGAACTCGGACCAAAATTCTCTGCACATGCCTGTGCTGACACCTGCGGCAACAAGGCAGCAATATGGAAGGACTCACCCCCTGAGGCGGCTTAAGAAAAGAACTACTAGTACCCTGTACCACACCATGTAACCCTCACTGTGTGAGTGcgtctgtgatgtgtgtgtgtgtgtgtgtgtgtgtgtgtgtgtgtttgtgtgtgtgtgtgtgtgtgtgtgtgtgtgtgtgtgcgcaagagagagagagaaaaagaaacagagagggggagagggggggttCATGCACACCTGTGAATAATGGAAATCAAGTGCATAATGTTGGATTTATTCAGCAAAACAAACCAATGCCTCTTGCCTTAAAGGACATattaaaactgtacattttatcCCCTGTAGATCCGCCAAGGGTCTCtgtgaaatctgagaaacatttctcagtgcaagaaaagtgataagGCTATGAAGGGTCCGCTGAATTGAAATTAAAACTATGAGTCAAATTGGGTGACACGCTGTGTAACACTTTCAGAAGAAGTCACTTAAAAGGCAGCAAAAACAATCATCCAAATGAATAccttttcacaaatattaatattCCTGAGCCTGCACATATTCACTCTTCACATCATTGCTGGTTCCTCCATCATGAACTTGATATTTACTTGATCGCTGTTTGTTCATTGAATAGTCTGACCTGATGTTAGGTGGAATGTAGCCTCCGTTTTCCTCTTCTCGTGATGTCATGTCTTCATCCATACTTGCTAGTCGTGCTGGGTAGCTGCAAAGAAAATGCTATGGCTGGTTCAATCTGACAGACAAATGAATCTGCCTAACATATGTTCAACACTCAGACCTCTGTAACCTGCAGATTTGCGCCAAAATGATCATGTAACTTTGATTCATTGGCAGAAGTACTTTGTTCTGACAAATAATACCTAGCGAAGTCAATTCTGCTGTCTGGagactgattttaaatgttatataacAGCAGTGCATCTAAACGCAAAGAGCTCAGGtcggaccacacacacacacacacacaacagattAATGTTTCCCCCCAAAGAGAGGTGTATGCAGAGCTGGTGAAAGGAACAACAACTGAAAATGGCTGCATAATTCTGCAGcagcttatttaaaaaaaatgcaaagagaagAGGCATgctatttgttttgtttgtttgtttgttttaactacAAGATACCTCAGTAAGTCTGAACCAAATCTGACCTGCACAAACATCAGGCTCTGGAATGTCTCAGTCTGAAACAATTTCAACTTACTCGATGAACTGAAGTAAACTTCTCTCGTGTCCTCTCACCGTTCTGATGCCGCTCAAACTAGACATGTTATGTATGTATTACTGTGTGGGAGAAAAGGTAGGTTAGGGGATTGGGAGCTGAAGGCAGAGTTTGTATTTGTGAGTTTTCTGCTTTGTTCTCTTTGGGATGTAAATGTCTATATTGTGAGTGTTGACATTTTAGGAACTCGACATGTTTTTATATCTGGTTTGTGTCTGAGAGTGCGACTGTGTAGCACAACTTTACTACGTGGGtgtgtacttttctttttttaattattccttATCTGTTTTGTACACATTTTAGGAGTGTGCCTGTGACTGGCAAGTGAAGCTTCTCTGCAGTCTATCAGAAATGTCTGTACAGGGAGGTCTGTCATACATGCACTTTactccctttttgtttttaatgtggcttttttctttttatgtatgGTTGCTACTTTGGGGGAGCATGCTTAGGTAGTAGCAGCTGctgggtatgtgtgtgtattgtcaaaaactgattttttttgttttattttaaactatcAGTGTAAATATTCTTTTATATCATGTGCTTCAACTGTGACCATTAAACAATGGAAATTATTGAGTGTTTGCTCTCTTTGCACAGTAATGTAAGGTCTGATGATATAActgtgatttaaccctttgaaacctggataaacatcaattttcttgtgctctgTTCAGATggtttcacaagtatttaaaccttcaataactgagcaaattggtttcatttctctttaaaacatggggaaaaagcaataagtaacttggcaagaaatgtcccataaatttcAAGTAATTAGTAGACTTTTTAAAGAACCTAGAGAAAATTTTccttatatttataataataataatttaacaataaaaatattttacagaattatcattattttaagcattttattcaggtcatttcctttttgttttcttgtactttttgcagtttttgtttgctattttttcaataatttcttctttagttgctcattgccttttttctatgtttttgaaagacagagCCAATgcgctcaggtctcaaaggaaTAAAGATGAGAGTATTTCTTaagtttttaacattaaagctaAATTCTTGATATttaacaattatatttttagattgtttaaccctttgaaatgtgaacaaattggcttaatttcttttttgaacGTGGAGAAGATAATGAGCTATGAACGAGGAaatgaaggaaagaaaatgcaagaaattagtaaaaaagtacaagaaaattatcaaaaaaatggttaaaaaaggacatgacctggaaaagtgcaaagaaaaatctataacacaattttaaatattgaattataattataaatttagattttccctattttttttcttttttccctagttttttatcttttattccCTTGTtcccccagctttttaaaaatatttttccaaaattgatttaggttgctcattgccaaataagttgcaccaatttgttcaggcttcaaaggtttaaatatttgtgaaattcgtctgaaagcagcacaacgAAAGTAATGAtactccaggtttcagagggttaattcaTAAAATGTTCATGAccccgcaaaaaaaaaaaagttttcccaGGTCACATGTTCACTTGACCCTTCGCTAAGTCCCGCCCCTCCAACGCAGACTGGCCAATCACAGCGCGGCATCGACCAGCTTCAGTTTCGGCACGTTCACAGCCACACTCGGTAGCGGAGCACGACACAGCAGACGCTCTCCTTAAGGTGCCagagtttcttcattttcaggcTGGTTTTGTGGTTTCCTAGCTAAATATCGTGCGACCGGCTCTTGTAATAATGCGACTTGTTACCTGGAGAGGTTGAATGGAGATAAACGTTTATTTCCGCGCTCCTAAACCAAATCAGATCCTGAAAACTGTCGGgttagctagctaatgttagctagctagcgTACACCTATTTAAGTTCGCCAACTGAAAGTATACACAcgctgcttttacttttaaatgatTATAATAGTGAATAAACACATAGCCTGTCAGTGAAGGAAAACAGGGAAACGTATATTCAATCGATATTCAGTCAGCGTTGTGTCATTGCAGTGTATGCAGGTTTACGGTGTTTAGCTCCCCGCCTGTCCACCGGCCGAGGTCGCTAACTAGACCTTAGTTTGTATCTGTATCTTTTTTAACCGTTTTTCTGCTGATAAATGAGTTTGTCGacctggaaatgtccttttaATGCATATCGTGGACGACCGTGTCTGCCTCTATCGCATTTTCGTTTTTccaaaaagaattaaataatcTTTCTGTGTAGTTAATTTCAGTGTGAGCTTCATGCTAGCTCTGACAGGTCCCCGGACCATCACAAAGCGGCGGAGCTTAGCTAAAAATTACTTTGCTTATTATGGGGCTCCGGCTCAAAGATGttgatattgttgttgttgatgatagAATACtgagttaaaaatatttaagagaAGAAAATCCTTACATTTATATCGATGTAACCGATCTATTCCGCATACATGTAGCAGTGTCCGAGGAGCAACAGTTCcttatttcttcatttgttaattttgctttcacaACACCTCATAGGCCACAGCATCGCGACTGCTTTTTATTCTATGATGTGAGTCTTTCCtctattcattaaaaaatcgGTACTGTGTACTGTACAGTTTTTTTAGTGTTATGATGTTAAAGGCTCGGTCAGAGCTAcgaaacattatttaaaaaattataacgAGAAAATCTATTGTTTCCAGAGTTTATCCACAAAGTGCATTGTCAACACTGTTAATGTCTGTAATTTTAGTAGAAAAAGTAATATGTTGTTTACCTTAACACGGTTGGTTGTGGTAAATTACCGGTGAAACCTATAGGTAAAATGTTATATTGTATCCAAATCTGTGTTAAGTAAAACATCTCAGTCCGTGGTACATTTAATATAAAGAAAATCTGCTTTTCTTCCCAAATATGTACCTACAACCATATGAgctacaaaaagcaaaacactgtAAGAAAAACCTCAAggttatttcaatttaaaaacttGTTATCACTCAGTATGGCAGGTCTTGTAACCTACAGTGGGCTATGTTATTTTGGTATTCTGTGTTCGTGTCAGTCAAACTTACTGATGTCACACTGCTGGTAGATCAGAAGCAGCAACTAAAGTCATTAGTACCCCCCTCCATATATAGCACAAATGTCCTGTAGTTTAAAACCCAGATAGTACAGTTACCATGTTGCAAAGTTAttcctctgactttttttcttctctttttgcaGTAAAGATTGATTCCTTGATCGACAGCAACAAGTGCACATAACATGACCCCTGTTCAGTCTTCATGCGTTCAGGTATGTTTAATGTGTTAATATTAAATACTACTGTAATAATGCACTACCTACTAAACCCTGCTTTGCAGTATCCCATTTCAAAGCCTACTGCAACAACTGCAAAGATCCACAGAATCTATAGTGTGATGACACAGTGGCTACGTGCAGACACTTTTTATATTGCTGTTTGTAtaagatttttaataaatttgtcAATCATGAACATGTTTAAGACAATTCCTtttatttaaagtcattttctttttacatttgcGATAGTGAAGTTGAAGGAACACATTGTtactttttaagtgtttgatgcagGAAATACACTGTCAGCCACgagaaaactgctaaaaataccaaaatccCACTTGGATCGTACTAGAGCTAAAACGTGGTGAATATACAGggtactttttctttatttatttacaattaattacacacattttttaaatttactttataTATCATTTATTTGGCACAGTAcatgaaatagaaattaaaaatacaaataaaacctCCATCTTTGTGACATTATGATTTTATATGTACTTTTACAATCCTGCCCCCATCTTTAAGGTACTCATCACagaaacaatcatttttgttgtttgagttGACCAGTATGGGCAGGGCAAAGAGTTGAAAACTGACTGGTCCAAAAACTTGCCAGGAAAGCCATGCGGCATGTTAGTTTTCTCATGTTGGTCATAAGAGTGCTGCAGCTCAAACAATAATggtataacaacaaaaatgattgtAGGGTGTTGCTTTTTATGAACTGTTTTCCTTATAAtctaaatattttcacaacacTCTTTACTTATTATTGGAACGGGTTTTGCATGAGTTCTTAATGCATTCAGGTAAAATTGGACcaaaaatgtagataaaattggacatttttcttaagTGAAACTAGCATGTTGTTAGGCCATCAGGTGCCTAAAATCACGACTCATGCCATTGTGTGCCACCCTTTAATATTAcggacatttttagtatttttgtttcttaagaAGTATTAAATGTTGATGCAGTGAGTCTATGTCAGCCACAGTACTCAAGAATAGGCACATATGGATGTCCATTGTAAACAAAACGGCACCAAGTAAGATTAGATTGTAAATTCTAGAGAGGAGGTTTTTACTATAAGCCTCTTTGGGTTTCCTACCCTCTCCTGtacaattatttttgtgtttgtaattatccacttgttttttatcaaatattatgtgctaataaattaaaataaattgaattacaTTAAACACGCgtcaaaacaacagacaaagcAGGGCAGAAAAGTTGGATggtcttttttaatgaattgctTTAACTTACATTATGATTTCATGAATTAATGACTGAACTGATGAATggatttaaccatttaaaaaaaacaaacaaacatgactgtcccattttacctgaacatATCATTGAGTGAGGTAGGGGTCCTAGATGTGTTCGATGGTCCAGAGTTTCTAACTTCTGTTACTTAATAAAATACCGCCATAGAAATACAGCAGAGAACCATAACAAGTTATAAAAGTAACAC
This genomic window from Plectropomus leopardus isolate mb chromosome 13, YSFRI_Pleo_2.0, whole genome shotgun sequence contains:
- the ssh2b gene encoding protein phosphatase Slingshot homolog 2b isoform X1; this translates as MPPGVVTAPRSSSAGCFCACCGVQMRPYFTENSVISQGDIYQLISESFLTVKGAALFLPRGNGSSSSTASRFSQLRSKHAGDIQQHLQTMFTLLRPEDNIKLAVRLESVHSQITRYMVVVSTNGRQDTEESVVLGMDFSPVDSSCSVGLVLPLWSDTLIHLDGDGGFSVSTDNRIHVFKPVSVQAMWSALQSLHKACEVARCHNYFPGSLFLTWVSYYQSRVYSDQARINEWNAMQDVQSHRADSPVLFSDAPTERELTERQIKSSLREIMMQKDLENVTCKEIRTELEMHMTCNLREFKEFIDNEMIVILGQMDSPTEIFDHVFLGSEWNASNLEELQTSGVQYILNVTREIDNFFPGVFEYHNIRVYDEEATDLLAYWNDTYKFISRAKKAGSKCLVHCKMGISRSAATVIAYAMKEYGWDLKKAFDYVKERRAVTKPNPSFMKQLEEYQGILLASKQRHNKLWRSHSDSDLSEHHEPLSKSYAQPHSLGRSDPHNQANSMPGPSVKELLDSLGTSVSTCKTTHSMSQPDTGIHSNQLSSSLSEGVAALSGDAEARRLKAPSNSAVVQTIQLDPPCPQSTAGSVSLLSSQLSNGLCDSEEKPSSPPLSQPRAATVVPSPQKTDMVTVAQSVVVGQPHPPPSVHHHPVSPAPSPAPVCMDEVIKPQVLSCSLPVITPMFVSVPEPMTTQTPSTQQAGPQSLSAQVPVKKTDSDQRMCLDSLAAHPPSTSDFISYPSAIPQDNELLFGHSADHINFFSAREKFKGMSQDGKTQCAAVQQSPQLKSCGKEQQLPQEVSTSEEKEEEKRKEMIIPVQVTGLKPAVHTEPQGSQDQEVRKSRQEIDGDVSSHKEAESVKEEVKNKEEEEEAAPGRLYSDWTRGSVRRVTRQLEQRLKQEHETPSPSSSPPSLFGNPSCAQRRPASVHAATMSNPQDGSVGLQVSEVSSVQEEQEDDRKFRPLKSGNVVEMETRGINDGSTKEHKLQPADTRLFSTSSPFHRSAHSPFASVNFLCLEGVTELESGTDWDCFTEEHHSDVIMRETWETLCELGAFLQQVSMDGACKARCVDQVFDFGAGTTQKRGSSVQKRVREVEARIRQAGLTPPSLMKRSASLAKLGCLELLANDLSEWEFSRSSAAPSSTEPPIHTASEESKKQRVHRSPSSAGKQLEVLGTGAEKLSEAGETSPGVPPQASLQRREFPNSDQNSLHMPVLTPAATRQQYGRTHPLRRLKKRTTSTLYHTM
- the ssh2b gene encoding protein phosphatase Slingshot homolog 2b isoform X2, with amino-acid sequence MALVTVQRSPTPSTSSSPCVSESGSGEDDRRSQPRSISESFLTVKGAALFLPRGNGSSSSTASRFSQLRSKHAGDIQQHLQTMFTLLRPEDNIKLAVRLESVHSQITRYMVVVSTNGRQDTEESVVLGMDFSPVDSSCSVGLVLPLWSDTLIHLDGDGGFSVSTDNRIHVFKPVSVQAMWSALQSLHKACEVARCHNYFPGSLFLTWVSYYQSRVYSDQARINEWNAMQDVQSHRADSPVLFSDAPTERELTERQIKSSLREIMMQKDLENVTCKEIRTELEMHMTCNLREFKEFIDNEMIVILGQMDSPTEIFDHVFLGSEWNASNLEELQTSGVQYILNVTREIDNFFPGVFEYHNIRVYDEEATDLLAYWNDTYKFISRAKKAGSKCLVHCKMGISRSAATVIAYAMKEYGWDLKKAFDYVKERRAVTKPNPSFMKQLEEYQGILLASKQRHNKLWRSHSDSDLSEHHEPLSKSYAQPHSLGRSDPHNQANSMPGPSVKELLDSLGTSVSTCKTTHSMSQPDTGIHSNQLSSSLSEGVAALSGDAEARRLKAPSNSAVVQTIQLDPPCPQSTAGSVSLLSSQLSNGLCDSEEKPSSPPLSQPRAATVVPSPQKTDMVTVAQSVVVGQPHPPPSVHHHPVSPAPSPAPVCMDEVIKPQVLSCSLPVITPMFVSVPEPMTTQTPSTQQAGPQSLSAQVPVKKTDSDQRMCLDSLAAHPPSTSDFISYPSAIPQDNELLFGHSADHINFFSAREKFKGMSQDGKTQCAAVQQSPQLKSCGKEQQLPQEVSTSEEKEEEKRKEMIIPVQVTGLKPAVHTEPQGSQDQEVRKSRQEIDGDVSSHKEAESVKEEVKNKEEEEEAAPGRLYSDWTRGSVRRVTRQLEQRLKQEHETPSPSSSPPSLFGNPSCAQRRPASVHAATMSNPQDGSVGLQVSEVSSVQEEQEDDRKFRPLKSGNVVEMETRGINDGSTKEHKLQPADTRLFSTSSPFHRSAHSPFASVNFLCLEGVTELESGTDWDCFTEEHHSDVIMRETWETLCELGAFLQQVSMDGACKARCVDQVFDFGAGTTQKRGSSVQKRVREVEARIRQAGLTPPSLMKRSASLAKLGCLELLANDLSEWEFSRSSAAPSSTEPPIHTASEESKKQRVHRSPSSAGKQLEVLGTGAEKLSEAGETSPGVPPQASLQRREFPNSDQNSLHMPVLTPAATRQQYGRTHPLRRLKKRTTSTLYHTM